The nucleotide window GCTAACTACTGCCGCGACCttcgcgggtgcagtagttagcgTAGTACGGGAattctttcttacaatgtttacatatcgtgttcgtcttgtctgtcactctttcactcttttcacctcgacgagaaaacTCGTCAAGcaagatctcgtcacacccttaatatatatatatagatatagatagatatatatctatatatatctatatagatagatctatctatatatagatagatctatatatatgtctatatatatatagatagatagatatatatatatatctatatagatatatatatatctatatagatctatctatctatatatagatagatctatatatatatatatatatatatatagatagatagagatagatatatatatatatctatatagatctatctatctatatatagatagatctatatatatgtctatatatatatagatagatagatatatatatctatatagatatatatatatatatatatctatatagatctatctatctatatatagatagatctatatatatgtctatatatatatagatagatagatagagagatatatatatatatctatatggatctatctatctatagatagatagatctatatatatgtctatatatatatatatatctctctatctatctatatatatatatatatctctatctatctatctatctatatatagacatatatatagatagatagagatatatatctctatatatctctatctatctatctatctatctatctatctatctatctatctatatatagacatatatatagatctatctatctatagatAGATCTATCTATCGTTttagatatatctatatatctatatctatctccAATATATATCTATCTCCAACAGACATCTTCTTCTCTCCCAACATCTCTTTAAATCTAAATAAAATCAGTTGATTTCATCACCAGACTGTTCTGTACTTTATTGCATATTTCCAGTCAGATCATAGTTTCAGTGACGTCATATAGTTTCAGTGACGTCTCCACCAGACTCTGGTCATTTTTACTGTGAACCAAACATGACTCTGAAACAGTTTTCAGTCAGTGTTTTCGTCTGCAGGTGACGTCACACCGCCACCGTGTCTCCCTGCCGCTCCCGGCGACGTCACTCGGCCGCCGCGTCGCCCTGCCGCTCCCGGTGCACCACGAGCCCCTTGCTGATCAGATCCGGGATCTCCACGGCGAGCCACGGCCCGAGGCCCAGCGCCATCAGGTGCGCGAGCCCGAAGCGCGGCGCGTTGCGCGCCCAGAGCGGAGCGAAGTGGTCCGTCAGGCAGATCTTCCCGCCGCGGAACATCTTCGCGGTCTTCCCGTCGAGCTCCGGTACCGCCACCTCCGGCGCCGTGTCCGGGTACGTCACAGGGATGTCGAACTCCACCCGGAACTCGTAGCGCAGCAGCTCGTGGATGAACCAGCACGTGCCGGTCCAGCGCGTGCCGTCGGCGTTGGACTCGAGGCGGAACCAGTCGCAGTCCGCCGCCTTGTTCTGCTCCACGGCGCGGATCAAGCTCTGGTACTCCTCCTTCAGCCGCTGCGGCCACAGCGCGCGGTCCCGCGGACCCGCGTGCGTCTTCAGCAGCGGCAGCTGCGACACGGCCCTGCGCGTGGCCTCGTCCGCCATTCCGCGTGCAGAACTACAGACAAAAGAGTTTAAAACGGTTTGCGGGTCGGTCCGCGTGCAGAACTACAGAGAGAAGAATTCAAAACGGTCTTGGTCGGTCCGGATACGGTCTGAGGTCTCTGGCGGAGTGCTGACGCGGACTTCCGCTCGGACCCAAACACTTCCTTCACGGGaccttcaaaacaaaagcatCCCCACTCTTACTTTTGTGTGattataaaatagaaaaaaatttcCTTAATTTGATCTAAATTCCACAAACAAAAGCTCTTAGCATGGTCGTTAATCTACAAACATAATTTCTCCGCACATAGGTGCTTCATCTGGAATAATCGGCTTATTAAATTCAAGAAAAAATTTGTTTGTATCataaagatttataaaaaaaaagcctccGCAGTACTGCAggaccttatatatatatatatatatatatatatatatatatatatatatatatatatatatatatatatatatagatgatatatatatatatatatatatatatatatatatatatatatatatatatatatatatataaatatatatatatatatatagatatatatataaatataaggtCCTGCAGTAGACAGTatgatctatatatatataaatatatatatatatatatctatctataggcctactgtatatttctgtgtggtgtgtgtgtgtgtgtatgtgttgtgtgtgtgtgtgtatgtgtatgtgtgtatgtgtgtgtggtatgtgtgtgtgtatgtgtgtgtgtatgtgtgtgtgtattttgtgtgtgtgtggtatatgtgtgtatatgtgtattgttattttgtgtgtgtgtgtgtgtgtgtgtgtgtgtgtgtgtgtgtgtgtgtgtgtgtgtgtatgtgtgtatgtgtgtgtgtgtgtgtgtgtgtgtgtgtgtgtgtgtgtgtgtgtgtgtgtgtgtgtgtgtatgtgtgtgtgtgtgtgtatgtgtgtgtgtgtgtgtgtgtgtgtgtgtgtgtgtgtgtgtgtatgtgtgtgtgtgtgtgtgtgtgtgtgtgtgtgtgtgtgtgtgtgtgtgtgtgtgtgtgtgtgtgtgtgtgttgtgtaagacTGTAGTTCCACCGCTGACCTGTGGAGGCAGTAACGCGCCCAGCAGCCTCTAAACTTCCGGAATCCTaccacagaagaagaacaagaagaacaaCAGACTCGGTCCGCCATTTTACCGTTTCTGCGGCTGCTTCCAGTCAGTTTTTCTGATTATTTCGTGTTTGAATCAAAGTAAAAACAGTTTGAGTGGTAGCGTGACCTGAGCTCGAGGCAGGAGCACGTGAAAGCGTCTGTGATGGCGGCCGACCGGCGCGAGGACAAAGGTGAGGCGAGCACGCAGCTTTGTTAGCTTCAGCTCgctgttagcattagcatgtgTGCTATCTTTGTTCCGTTCATGTAGCGGATCAATAATCAGCGGAGGTCGGTCGATATTTTATCAATGGACACGTTGACTAGTTAACGTGTTAGTGAACGAGCAGCAGCAGCGCGCGAGCGTCTCTGTTACGTTCATTACGGCGGGAGAACCGTTAGCCGCCGCTGCGcgagccaccagactccattcagaAAACGGCTGATTTAAAGAGGTCACGTACtttcagaatatatatatatatatatatatatatatatatatatatatatatatatatatatatcaagggCGTAACTCTGATCTAACAGTAGgggggggacaataaacataaaatttctgaagagcaatttttgaaggggacacaaataatacagcctcAATTATACTCGTAGAGGACATGTGTCcacagaggaaagccttaatactatcattagtgtagcatggagactgGACCATCATCCTTCTTTTCACTGGTTCTCTTGATTCAATGAAAAATCTGACTAAATTGACTgaaatattcttctttaaaatcatgtatttatttttaagttgtttataatcaagccacaaaaataccttaaaacataatgatttattttgaaaaaatgtccccttataaaagaaatacaatacttttgtatacttgttaaattagctgatcataatgtaaattaatGAGCCACTAGTAAAGCTCATCTGCTGTCAGCCATACACCTGGTCTACCTGAGACTctacacctgactgtccctggtctacctgagactctccacctgactgtccctggtctacctgagactctccacctgactgtccctggtctacctgagactctccacctgactgtccctggtctacctgagactctccacctgactgtccctggtctacctgagactttttaatattataaaaaaaactcttctaCTCACACAgactgtccctggtctacctgagactctccacctgactgtccctggtctcctgagactctccacctgactgtccctggtctacctgagactctccacctgactgtccctggtctacctgagactctccacctgactgtccctggtctccctgagactctccacctgactgtccctggtctccctgagactctccacctgactgtccctggtctacctgagactctccacctgactgtccctggtctacctgagactctccacctgactgtccctggtctacctgagactctccacctgactgtccctggtctacctgagactctccacctgactgtccctggtctccctgagactctccatctgactgtccctggtctccctgagactctccacctgactgtccctgcgTTCTACACTGAGACTCTCCCACCTGAACTGttcctggtctccctgagactctccaccagACTGTCCCtgggtctccctgagactctacaTATTTCCTGACTCCACcaactgtccctggtctcccggGAGACTGAACTCTCCCACCTGAACTGTCCCTGGGTCTCCCACGGCGCTCACTGTCTCCCTGGGTCTCTCCCTGAggctctccacctgactgtggcctccctgagactctccaccagACTGTCCCtggactgtccctggtctccccaCCAGACTCTCCCTGGACTCCCGGAccctccacctgactgtccctggtctccctgggACTCTCTACCCcggactgtccctggtctcctggggcTCTCCTCCTGGTCTCAGGGCTTTCCGGCTGTCCTCCTTGTCCGGTCTCCTGGGGCTGTGTCCCTGGTCCTGTCCCTCAGGGTCTTTCCTGCTGTGTCCATTCTGTGTCTGTCTTGGCCGTTGTCCTGTGTGTATTTATCTGGTCCGGCCATGCGTCCGTGTGTGGGCCATGTCCTCCTTTCCATTTCCATTCTCCATTCTTTCCGGGTCCTCTGTAATccttttccatttcctttcttTTCGTGTCTTTCCTCCGTTCCACCTGTCTCACCCGTGTGCGTGGTCTGTGGTCGGTCCTTCCTTCACTGTTCCTTTGTCCctggtcttgtgtgtgtgtgtctctgtgtgtgtgtgtgcctgtgcctgcctgtgtgtgtgtgtgtgtgtgtctctccttgtcttgtctctctgctgtcctcCTGCCTGCTGTctcttgcctgtgtgtgtgtgtctgtctgcctgtgtgtgtctctctctctcttgtcttttCCTTGCCTCTCTTGTCTCTTGTGTCTCTTGTCTCttgtctctgtcctcctctctgtgtgcctctgtgtctctgcctctctctctctctctctcttgtctcttgtgtgtctgctgtgtgtgtctgtctctctgtgtgtctgtgtgtctctctcatgtgtgtgtgtgtgtgtgtgtgtctgtggcatgtcatgtctttgttgtgtaatgatgtgtgtgtgtgtgtgtatgtatgtgtgtgtgtatgtgttatgtatatgtgtgtgtaatgtgtattaaCTCTTgctcatgtgtgtatgtgtgtgtgtgtggctgtgtgtgtgtgtgtgtgtgtgtgtcatatgtgtatgtgtgttatgctcatgtgtgtgtgtgtgtgatggtgtgtgtgtgtgtgtcatatgttgtgtgtgtgtgtatgtgtgtgtgtgtatgtgtgtaatgtgtgtgtgtgtgtgtgtgtgtcactcaatgtgtgtatgttgccttccttccttccttccactccctctctctttcctctcttctctccaccCTCTcctatatatatactctctctgcctctctttctcctctcactactctctttctttctttctgctatataatatatatatatatatatatatgtgtgtgtatatatatgtgtgtgtatatatatatgtgtatatatatgtatatgtgtatatgtatatatatgtatacatgtatatatatatgtatgtatatatatatgtaatatatatatatatgtatatgctcTTCTAtacttatattttatatatatatatgtatgtatatatataacatatatatatatgtatgtatatgtatatgtatgtatatgtatatgtatatgtatatatgtatgtgtatatatatatatatatgtatatatatatatgtatgtatatatatatgtatgtatatatatatgtatatatatataacttttatgtcttatatatatatgtataataacttaatatgcttatatatatatatgtatatatatatatatatatgtatatatacaaccttaataataatatatatgtatgtaactAATAACTTAATAacttatatatgtatgtgtatgctcTTAATAACTTTTATATTAACCCTTATATGTGGCAACCCATGTATGCTCTccttgtatgtatatatgtatgtatatatatatatattgtatatgctATGTATGCTGCTTATATTAGCCACTTGCTGTAATAGCATGCTCTTATGTATAtatactcatatatatatatatgcatgtatatgtatcttatatatttatgtttatatatatttatatatatgtatgtatgtatttatatgtatatatatatttttctgttatgtatattttatatgtatatatgcttatgtttatatgtatatatatgttttctcttaatatatatatgctctctctctttctttcactatatatatatatatatatatatatatatatgtgtatatgtatatatatatgtgtatatatatatatgtgtttgtgtatatatgtgaatgtatgtatatatatgtgtatatatatatgtgtgtgtgtatgtatatgaatGTAAACAGAGTGAATGTGTTTCAGACGGAGAGCTGAATGTTCTGGAAGATATTCTGACTGAAGCTCCAGATCAGGATATTGAGGAGGCTCTACCCCGAGACAGAGCGAGCCTCAGCACAAAGAAGGtagaaaaattaaataatattatGTATAACATTAGATCATTCCACACAGAGTCCCAGAGTAGTTAAATAAGGGTCCCCAGATCCAGCCGTGAAATATGTACCCTTTCATACCTCAGGCtatcagacagcacaacaagcaTTAAACTATACAGTTTTATAATGTCTGTATTTATCATTTGGCTTTTACTGCAGACATAAATTATGAGCTGAAGTttattaatgctctgtctttttgtacagacattaaagGGTATaggctgtaatttatattaatgctttctgtctttgttacaGACATTAAAGGTAGGTTATGAGGcgtgtaatttatattaatgctctgtctttgagagaCATTAAAGTGATTATGAgagctgtaatttatattaatgctctgtctttgtacaggCATTAAGAGTTTATAGCTGTAATTTATATGTATGCTTGTTGGCAAGCATTAAAGGCATTATGAcgctgtaatttatattattagtgctctgtctttgtacagacattaagTGCATTATGAGgggctgtaatttatattaatgctctgtctttgtacaggCATTAAGGTGGTATGGCGCtgtaattttatattaatgctctgtctttgtacagacattaagaGGGAGTATGGGCTGTATTttattaatgctctgtctttgtacagacattaaagGCGGTATGAgggctgtaatttatattaatgctcttCTTTGTACAGACTATTAAAAGAACTAGGGgagctgtaatttatattaatgctctgtcttttGTACGGAAAGAGGCATTAAAGCTGTTAATTTATGTGTAATGCTCTGTCTTTGCATACATGGAACTATTAAAGAGTAtggctgtaatttatattaattgctctgtctttgtacagacattaaatGGCACATTAGgcttaatttatattaatgctctgtcttttACAGAGCATTAAAGGCGTTATAGTAGCTGTAATTTTTATTAATGTttctctgtctttgtacagacattaagTGATATGgcgctgtaatttatattaatgctctgtctttgtacaggCATTAAAGGTGTTATGTtagctgtaatttatattaatgctctgtctttgacGACATTAAAGGGTATgcgctgtaatttatattaatgctctgtctttgtacagacattaaaaTGGTGATAGGCTGCGCGTGTAATTTATATGGGCTCTGTCTTTTTACAGGCATTAAAGGCGGTATGGCGCGCTGTAAgtttatattaatgctctgtctttgtgtgcagACATTAAAGGCATTATAGTCGCTGTAATTTATAATGTcatgctctgtctttgtacaggCATTAAAGGTTAGTATGaagctgtaatttatattaatgctctgtctttggCGAGGCATTAAGGCCGTATAtggctgtaatttatattaatgctctgtcctttgtacagacattaaagAAGTGATTATGAgggctgtaatttatattaatgctctgtctttgtacagacattaagaGGCGGTATGGGCGCtgtatttatattaatgctctgtctttgtacaggCGTTAAAGGGGTATAGCGCTTgcttaatttatattaatgctctgtctttgtacagcGGACATTAAAGTATTAtggctgtaatttatattaatgctttctgtctttgtacagCGTTAAAGACGGTATGGCGCTTCTGTTTatatattaatgctctgtcttttgtacagacattaaagTGAGTATAAGTGCTAATTTTATTAATGTCTatctttgtacagacattagAAGCGGTATGGcgttgtaatttatattaatgctctgtctttgtacagacatAAGTATGTATGGTATATTtatgctctgtctttgtacagaGCGTTAAAAGAAGGTAAGacgtaatttatattaatgctctgtctttgtacaggCATTAAGGTGATATGGCAATAtgatttatattaatgctctgtctttgtacaaGACGTTAAAGTATTATGGCGCTgctaatttatattaatgcttccctgtctttgtacagacattaaagTGATATGGCgcttaatttatattaatgctctgtcttgATACAGGCGTGTTCAGCGCTATGCTGTAATTTATGCTCTTTGCAGTATAGTATTTGGGCTTAATTTATATAATGCTCTGTGATTGTATGTTAATTTTTTATACTGTTGTACAGACATGTAAAGTGGTAAGGaggctgtaatttatattaatgctctgtctttgtaccGAGACATTAAAGTAAGTTATAAGGCTATAATTTATATGCTCTGTCTTGTGTACAGACATTAAAGTAATTATATAAaggctgtaatttatattaatgctctgtcttttgtacagattaaaggCTGTATAGgcgctgtaatttatattaatgctctgtctttgtacagacattaagaAGGTATGaggctgtaatttatattaatgctctgtctttgtacagacattaaagTTATGGGgcttaatttatattaatgttctgcTTTTGTACAGACTTATTAAGAAGTTATAaggctgtaatttatattaatgctctgtctttgtacgACATTAAGTTATaagctgtaatttatattaatgctctgtctttattacagacattaaagaGGTTATAGAGCtagtaatttatattaatgctctgtctttgtacagacattaagaGGTTATGGCTGTATTTATAGTAATGCTCCTGTCTTTgtacaggcattaagaaattaTGGGgcgtaatttatattaatgctctgtctttgtacagacattaaagGTGATTATAAgggctgtaatttatattaatgctctgtctttgtacaaGACATTAAAGGTGGTATGGGTGTATaatttatgtgtctgtttgtaacAGACATTAAAAGTAtggctgtaatttatattaatgctctgtctttgtacaggCATTAAAGGGTTATGGAGCTATGTAATTttattaatgctctgtctttgtacaggCATTAAAGTATGTGGTTTGCTGCTTATtttatatagtaatgctctgtctttgtacagacattaattAGTTGtagctgtaatttatattaatgctctgtctttgtacagacGTTAAAGTGATTATGGCggtgtaatttatattaatgctctttgTTTGCTACAGACATTAAGGCTGTATGgcgctgtaatttatattaatgctctgtctttgtacagacattaaagTGATATGGCTGCTgtatattaatgctctgtctttgtacagaTTAAATGTTATGGCTGTAATTTATataatgctctgtctttgtacagacattaaagAAGGATATGGGGCtgtatttatattaatgctctgtctttgtacagacattatTAAAGTGTATGgggctgtaatttatattaatgctctgtctttgtacagacattaaggCGGTATGAgagctgtaatttatattaatgctctgtctttgttACAGACATTAAAGATTATGAGtagctgtaatttatattaatgtctctgtcttttgtacagacattaaagGTGAGTATgggctgtaatttatattaatgtctGTCTTTTGTACAGGAACTATTAAAGGGAGGGGTTTATGGGCGCTATAATTTATATTAAGGCTCTGTCTGTACCCAGACATTAAAGTGATTATGGCGCTGTAATgtatattaatgctctgtctttgtcAGGCTTAGTGTATGAGGGtgtattttattatgttgtttGTACAGGCGTTAAGATTATGGTTTTATATGTCTGTTTTGTCAGACATTAAAAGTGATTATAGCTTATTTATTAatgtctctgtctttgtacagaTATTAGAAGGGATGTAGAGGGCTGTAATTTATATATTAGTTCTGTCTTTGTACGAGTGTTAAAGGCGTTATGGGGGGCTGTAATTTTATTAatgtctctgtctttgtacagGCATTAAAGTGATTATGGCGCTATGAATTTATataatgctctgtctttgtacagacgttaaagcggtagtgttttttgTCTGTTGTGACTTTAAAGCGGTTGAGGGCtgtatttatattaatgctctgtctttgtacagacattaaagGGGTTATGAGgggctgtaatttatattaatgctctgtctttaGTGCAGGCATTAAAAAGGCGATTATgagctgtaatttatattaatgctctgaTTTTTGTACCCAGCGTTAAAGATTTATGGCTTAATTTTATTTGCTCTGTCTTGTCGCATTAAATTAtggtttttttttgctctttttgtCCGAGGCGTTAAAGATatgtggcttttttttgttttatatatgtttCTTTTTCCGTTAAAGTGgtatgtatttatattaatgctctgtcttttGTACAGGCATTAAAGCATTAtggctgtaatttatattaatgctctgtctttgtaccGAGCGTTAAAGTGTTAtggctgtaatttatattaatgctctgtctttgtacagacGTTAAGCGGTATGgcgctgtaatttatattaatgtctctgtctttgtacgAGAACGTTAAAGCGGTATgcgctgtaatttatattaatgctctgtctttgtacaggCGTTAAAGTGTATTATGGCTGTAgtttatattaatgctctgtctttgtacaggCATTAAAGGGGCGTGGTATGgcgctgtaatttatattaatgctcttGTCACATTACAGGCGTTAAGAGGTATGAgcgctgtaatttatattaatgctctgtctttgtacaggCGTTAAAGTGATATGGCGCtgtatttatattaatgctcttCTTTGTACAGGCGTTAAAGTTATGaggctgtaatttatattatgTCTGTCTTTGTACGGCAGTAAGTGTATAGCGTTATTAATTTATAATGTCTCTGTCTTTGtattacagacattaaaggCGGTATGgcgctgtaatttatattaatgctctgtctttgtacagacattaaagGCGGTATGGAGctataatttatattaatgctctgtctttgtcACAGTATTGCAAAGGTATGAgggctgtaatttatattaatgcttcTTGTCTTTGTACAGGCATTAGGCTAAGTATATGGCGCtgtatttatattaatgctctcTTTAGTACAGACATTGCAAAGGTTATGgcgctgtaatttatattaatgctctgtctttgtatACAGACATTAAGGCGTTATGGCTGGcataatttatattaatgcttcTGTCATTGCACAGACATTAAAGGCGATTATGGccttgtaatttatattaatgctctgtctttgtacagacattGGAAAGGTATAGGGGCGCGtgtaattttatattaatgctctgtctttaGTAGCCAGGCGTTAAGGTGTATGTGCCTTAATTttattaatgctctgtcttttGTGTACAGGCGTTAAAGGGTATGgcgctgtaatttatattaatgctctgtgCTGTGATGTGCTTAGGGGTTTaggctgtaatttatattatgCTCTTGGCATTTATACCCAGGCATTAAAAAGTATTATaagctgtaatttatattaatgctctgtctttaTTTTGAACAGTAAAAGTATGTTATGGCTgataatttatattaatgctctgtcttttGTACCAGGCGTTAAGCGAAtatcttattttatattatttttgtacGACATAAGGTAGGCGctgtaatttattttacttgtctGCGAACATTAAAGTGGATATGGCTTTATAATTTATCTGTTATTGCACCACGTATTAAAAGTGATTATGGTTTTTTTGTATACTACATGTCTTTGGTGTACAGACATTAAAGAAGCGATATGGCTGTAATTTTATGGATAACCATAATGCTCTGTTTATTACAGACGAAGCGGCAGgcgctgtaatttatattaaggTGTTTTGTA belongs to Perca fluviatilis unplaced genomic scaffold, GENO_Pfluv_1.0 PFLUV_unplaced_scaf_106, whole genome shotgun sequence and includes:
- the ufc1 gene encoding ubiquitin-fold modifier-conjugating enzyme 1; translated protein: MADEATRRAVSQLPLLKTHAGPRDRALWPQRLKEEYQSLIRAVEQNKAADCDWFRLESNADGTRWTGTCWFIHELLRYEFRVEFDIPVTYPDTAPEVAVPELDGKTAKMFRGGKICLTDHFAPLWARNAPRFGLAHLMALGLGPWLAVEIPDLISKGLVVHRERQGDAAAE